The DNA window GGAAAAGCTCATAGTATAGCTCCAGGGACTGATCTACCGTTTCATGGGAAAATTCGCCAAAGAATATCACATGAAATACTTCTGGATAAGTGAAGGCATGGCGGCAGAAACATTCCCAGCAGCCATAGAAGCGTTCTTCTGGAGAAGCAGAGTCGTCCACATATGCAGAAAGATCAGTTACATACTGGTTTAGGTATTTGATAGAAGTAAATAATACCAGATGGTTTATATTTTCAAAATAATTGTACAAAGTTGCAATATTATAACCGGCTTTGTCAGCCACCTCCCGGACGGTCAGCTTATCAACGCCCTTTTCGGCAATGATATCTTCGGCCGCCTGGATAAAATATAAAATAGTCCTTTTTTTCTGCAGATCTCTGTTTTTTTTGCTTTGCTCCATAGGCCCTCCTTATATGTCTCTTTTACAAATTATATCATGAATTTTGTGAAAAACAAACAACAAAAAAGTGTAAACAAATAAATAATATAAACATGTTTACAAAATTGAAATGTTATGGTAGACTTCAATAAGAATGAGAGACGGCCGTAAATTGGATACCTGCCGGAAGCGCTCTGCCCGCTTTTTGCCGGGAAAATGCTGGATTCTTTCCCAGGTCTGGATGGTTACAAAATGATCTTCGCAGGATGGCTTGCTGTAACGGTGGTTGGTATCGTACTGGTAGTTATCTGGCTGAGGATGACGAAAGAAAAACGAAAAGAACTTCTTAGTAAGAAGTCCAAATAAACATAATTAAAGGAGGAGTTTTTATGAAGGTATTAAAAAACTGCAGATTTATCCCTGAATTGGTGGAAGGTTATGAGGGAACTTCCGGAGATATCCTGGTAGAAGACGGCCGGATCCTGGAAGTGACCGAAGGAAAGGACGCTTATCCAGAAGACGCGGAAGTGTACGATATGGGCGGAAAGTATGCGCTGCCGGGATTCTTTGACATGCATATTCACCTTTCCCTGTCTGGCGGAGACACTTTGATCGATAACGCGAAAAGCCCGGTACAGCAGACACTGGATGCGGTGAAATTTGCTCAGGACAGCTTATACGCCGGATTTACCACCATCCGTGATGTGGGAAGCTGCTACAATGTGGCAGTAGATCTGCGGAACGCGATCAATGACGGAAAGATTACAGGTCCTAACATTATTGCTTGCGGAAAGATCATTACGCCTACAGAGAGCGGAAATGAGTTCTTTGCGGATATGTATGAAGAAGCAGATGGACCGGAAGAAATCTTAAAAGCAGTCCGCAATGAGATGAAAAAAGGCGCGGATTTCATTAAGATCATGGGAACCGGAGCCGTTATGAATCCAGGCGGAGAACCGGGACAGCCGATTTATACTCTTGACGAGCTGAAAGCAGTAGTAGAAGCCGCAAAATTCAAAGATACTTATGTAGCGACTCACTGTCATGGAACACAGGCTATCAAGAACTCCATCATCGCGGGAGTACACACCATTGAGCATGCTTCCGTTCTTGACGATGAGGCAATTGAAATGCTGAAAGGGAACGAGGATACCTTTATCATTCCAACACTGAACGTTATTTACGGACTGGTGGACAGCGTACCGGAGTCTTCCACCTTTATGATGGCAAAAGCAAAATGGGTAATGGAACGTATTAAAATAGGAATCCGCAAAGCATACGATGCAGGTCTCCTTCTTGGATTTGGTACCGACCAGGGAGCAACACCTCTCAGACATGGAAAGAACGGCGCGGAGTTCGTGCTGAGAAAAGAATTCTGGGATATGAAAGAAATTGATATCCTGAAACAGGCTACCATCAACAACGCGATCATCGCTGGCTGCGATAAAGATTACGGTACGATCAAAGCTGGTAAAGTAGCGGATATCGTAGGAATCGACGGAAATCCGATCGAGGATATCTCAAGATGTCGTGATAACGTAGAAGTTGTTGTAAAGAGCGGCGAGTTAGTAAAAGGAAAGTAAAATTTGTAAAGTCTGTTTTAAAGGGTTTGACGTATGACGTCAAACCCTTTATAGTTGAATTCGGACTTTAAAGAGACGGAAGAAAATAAAGTTTTAAGACGAATTTTGATAAGATTTAAAACAAACAGTTGACAAGAAATTAAAAGTAGGATATAATGAAATCTGCTGTGAAGAAGATTCGCGGTGAATGTGGGCGTAGCTCAGCTGGATAGAGCGTTTGGCTACGGACCAAAAGGTCGGGGGTTCGAATCCTCTCGCCCACGTTACATTCAAAAGCATCCTGCGGTAGCAGGATGCTTTTTTGTGATTCTTAAAGAAGAAACCGGTATTTTATAAATAAAAAGGAGGGAATAAAATGGCAAAATATGTGATGGCGCTGGATGCCGGGACCACCAGTAACCGCTGTATCCTGTTTAATGAAAAGGGAGAGATCTGCAGTGTGGCCCAGAAGGAATTTACCCAATATTTTCCACATCCTGGATGGGTAGAGCATGATGCGGACGAGATCTGGTCCTGTCAGCTTGGCGTGGCGGTAGAGGCTATGAGCAAGATCGGCGCGGAGGCGAAAGATATTGCGGCGATCGGGATCACCAATCAAAGAGAAACGGTGGTCGTGTGGGATAAAACCACTGGAGAGCCGGTGTATCACGCGATCGTCTGGCAGTGCAGAAGAACGGCCAAGTACTGTGACAAGCTGAAGGAAGAAGGATGGACAGAGACTTTCCGCCAGAAAACGGGACTGATCATAGATGCCTATTTCTCAGCCACTAAGATCCGCTGGATCCTGGAACACGTGGATGGGGCAAGAGAAAAAGCGCAGAAGGGAGAGCTTCTCTTTGGAACGGTGGAAACCTGGCTGATCTGGAAGCTGACAAAAGGCAGGGTCCATGTGACGGATTATTCCAATGCCTCACGGACCATGCTGTTTAATATCAATACCTTAGAATGGGATCAGGAGATTCTGGATGTTATAGAGATCCCTGCTTCGATGCTTCCGGAAGTAAAGCCTTCCAGCTGCGTTTACGGGGAGGCGGACGCCGCTTTCTTCGGCGGGCCTATTCCCATTGGAGGAGCCGCGGGAGATCAGCAGTCCGCACTCTTTGGCCAGACTTGCTTTATGCCGGGAGAAGCGAAAAATACGTATGGTACGGGCTGTTTCCTTCTGATGAATACCGGAGAGAAGCCGGTGTTTTCCCAGCACGGTCTGGTAACCACGATCGCGTGGGGTGTAGACGGACAAGTGACGTACGCGCTGGAAGGTTCGATCTTTGTGGCGGGAGCGGCAATCCAATGGCTGCGGGATGAACTGCGGCTGATTGATTCTTCGGAAGATTCAGAATATATGGCACAGAAAGTAGAAGACAGCGGGGGATGTTATGTGGTGCCTGCATTTACAGGTTTGGGCGCGCCATACTGGGATCAGTATGCGAGAGGGACTATTGTAGGCCTGACCAGAGGGGTGAATAAATACCACATTATTCGAGCAACTCTGGAATCTCTTGCTTATCAGGTAAATGATGTTCTAAAAGCCATGGAGGCAGATTCGGGGATTTCTTTAAGCGCGCTGAAAGTAGACGGAGGCGCAAGCGCCAATAATTTCCTGATGCAGACCCAGGCAGATCTTATCAACGCGCCGGTGGAGCGGCCTTCCTGTATCGAGACTACGGCTATGGGGGCGGCATATCTGGCCGGCTTGGCGGTTGGATATTGGAAGAATAAAGAAGATGTGATCCAAAACTGGTCCATTGACCGGGTGTTTGAGCCCAGGATACCGGAAGAGAAAAGAAAGAAGATGTTAAAAGGCTGGAAGAAAGCGGTAAAGTATGCTTTCGACTGGGCGAAAGAAGAGGACTAGAATGATGTATGATATTTTGATCATCGGAGCGGGAGTCTCTGGATGCGGAGCGGCCAGAGAACTGGCAAGGTATCAGGCGAAAATATGCGTGCTGGAGCGAGAAGAGGATGTCTGCGAAGGAACTTCAAAGGCAAACAGCGGAATCATCCATGCGGGGTTTGACGCAAAGCCAGGTTCCCTGAAAGCAAAGATGAATGTGCGCGGAAATCAGATGATGGATCAGGCGGCAGAAGAATTGGAGATTCCTTTCGTAAGGAATGGTTCTCTGGTGGTTTGTACAGATTCAGCCAGGGAAAAAGAATTGGAACGTCTTATGGAAAGTGGCAGAAAGAATGGAGTTCCAGGACTGCGGATCCTCAAAAAAGAAGAGCTGCGTCAACTGGAACCCAATATTTCAGAAAGGGCATGGGCGGCTCTTTATGCGCCTACAGGAGGAATCGTCTGTCCTTTTGAATTGAATCTGGCGCTGGCTGAAAATGCCTGTGAGAACGGCGTGGAATTCCGGTTTAGACAGGAAGTGACGGAAATAGTAAGAGAGAGGGACAACTATGCTGTCAAGACCAAGTCGGGGGAAAGCTATAAAGGAAAGATTGTGATCAATGCGGCGGGAGTGTATGCGGATCAGATCCATAATCTGGTCTGTGGAGAAAAGATGGAGATCATCCCAAGAAAAGGGGAATACATGCTTCTTGACAAAACGGCGGGCGAACATGTCTCTCGAACTATCTTTACCCTGCCAGGCCCGTATGGAAAAGGAGTGCTTGTAACGCCGACGGTACATGGGAATCTTCTTGTAGGCCCGACAGCGGAGGATATCCGGGACAAGGAGGGGGTTAATACCACAAGAGAAGGTTTGGAGAAGGTTCAAGAGAAATGCCGGGAGGCGGTCCGGGATATTCCGCTGAAGCAGGTGATCACTTCTTTTGCGGGGCTTCGCGCTCACGAGCCGGGAGACGATTTTGTGATACAGGAGTCAGAAGATGGATTTTTCGACTGTGGAGGTATTGAATCCCCAGGTCTTACGTCTTGCCTTGCGATCGGAGAACTGCTGGGAGAAATGGTGAGCAGGAAACTTTGCCTTCCCCGTAAGGACGAGTTCCATCCATTCCGCAAAGGGATCATAAGGCCAGAGGAGCTGTCTTTGGAAGATAGGAGCCGGCTGATCCAGGAGAATCCCGCATATGGGAATATTGTGTGCCGGTGCGAGATGATTTCAGAAGGAGAGATATTAGAAGCGATCCACAGGCCTCTCGGCGCAAAGACGATGGATGGTATCAAGCGAAGAGTGCGGGCAGGAATGGGACGCTGCCAGGGAGGTTTTTGCTCGCCAAAAGTAATGGAATTGCTGTCACGGGAGCAAAAGATCGATATGCTGGAAATCCGAAAATCGGGTCCGGATTCCAGAATGTTGGAGGGACGCATCAGAGATGGCATATCAGGAGGGCAAGAAGATGAAGATATATGATGTGGCAGTCATTGGCGGCGGCCCGGCAGGTCTTGCGGCGGCTTTGGCGGCGAAAGGCCAGGGAGCGGAGAAGATTTTGATCCTGGAAAGAGACAGTGTTCTTGGGGGGATCTTAAATCAATGCATCCACAATGGATTTGGCCTGCACACATTTAAAGAAGAGCTGACAGGTCCGGAGTATGCCTGGAGATATATTGAACAGGTGCAGAAAGAAAAAATTCCATACAGACTTGACTCGATGGTAGTGGGAATCCATGTGGAAGAAAAAAGGAAGATCCTTACCGTTATGAGCCGGGAAAGAGGAATGGAGCAGATTGAGGCCAGAGCGCTCATTCTTGCGATGGGCTGCAGAGAAAGACCAAGAGGCGCGCTGAATGTGCCGGGATTTCGGCCGGCCGGTATCTATACGGCGGGAACCGCGCAAAGATTGGTAAATATGGAAGGATATATGCCGGGCCGCCAGATCGTGATTCTAGGATCTGGGGATATCGGTTTGATCATGGCAAGAAGAATGACGTTGGAAGGAGCCAAGGTAAAAGCTGTGGTGGAGATTCTTCCAAAGTCAGGCGGTCTTCAGAGGAATATCGTCCAATGTCTGGAGGATTATGGGATTCCATTGAAATTAAATCACACGGTAGTGGATATTTTTGGAAAAGAGCATATCGAGGGTGTTACCCTTGCTCAAGTAGATGAACGGAAAATTCCGATTCCTGGGACGGAAGAATTCTATGCCTGTGATACACTGCTTCTTTCTGTGGGGCTGATACCGGAAAATGAGCTGACGAAAGAGGCGGGGGCGGAGATGGACGAAAAAACGGGCGGACCGGTGGTGGATGAACGTCTGGAAACAACAGTCCCCGGAATGTTTGCCTGTGGAAATGTGCTGCATGTCCATGATCTTGTGGATCATGTTTCACAAGAGGCAGAAAAAGCCGGCCGCTGCGCGGCCATGTATCTGGAAGAAATTGAACAGAGAATTCTTTCAAAATAAGGAGGCGTCAGGAAGATGGAAAAAATACAGATGACTTGTATTATCTGTCCTAACGGCTGTCAAATGACGGTTGAAGCTGAGGATGGAGAAGTCATGGACGTGGAGGGAAACCGATGTATGCGGGGATATATCTACGCTCAGAAAGAGATTACGGATCCCACACGGACAGTGACCACGACCCTGGAAGTAGAAGGAGGCATACTTCCAAGAGTATCTGTCAAAACGGCGGGAGAGATTCCTAAAGAAAAGATCATGGACTGTATGGAACAGATTAAAAATCTGAAAGTCCAAGCGCCGGTGCGGATTGGAGATATATTGCTGACAAATGTGGCGGACACCGGAACAAATCTTGTGGCAACGGTGAATGTGCCTAAGAAATAGCGAAAAATATGGACATTTTAAGTAAAATATACTAAAATATTGGTATTGACGCAAACTTGAAAGAAGGAAGGGGACTCTTTGCTATGAAAAGAAACGTGATTGTCGGACAATCCGGAGGTCCGACGGCAGCCATTAATTCAAGTCTGGCCGGCGTATATCGTACGGCGAAAGACAGAGGAGCGAAAAAAGTATATGGAATGCTCCATGGGATCCAGGGACTGCTGGAAGAGAAATACATTGATCTGGCAGATCATATCCAAACAGAATTGGATGCGGAGCTTCTGAAGCGGACGCCTGCCGCATTCCTTGGTTCCTGCCGGTATAAACTGCCGGAGATCCATGAAGACAGAGCGGTCTATGATAAGATTTTCGCGATCTTGGATAAACTGGATATCGAAGCGTTTATCTATATCGGCGGAAACGACTCCATGGACACCATCAAGAAGCTTTCCGATTACGCGATCATTACCGGGCATCCCACCCGGTTTGTGGGCTGTCCGAAGACGATCGATAACGACCTTGCCCTGACCGATCATACGCCGGGATACGGAAGCGCGGCAAAATATATCGGTACCTCAATGAAGGAGATCATCCGGGATGGATTCTGCCTGGAATATGAAAAAGGCATTGTGACGATCGTAGAGATCATGGGGCGCAACGCCGGATGGCTGACGGGCGCGACGGCCCTGTCTGAAGGGGAAGACTGTGAAGGGCCAGATCTGATCTATCTGCCGGAAGTTACTTTTGATCTGAAGAAATTTGGTGAAAAAGTGAAAAAGCTTTTGGAGATCAAGCCCTCCATTGTAGTCGCTGTATCAGAAGGAATCCGTACAGCAGACGGCAACTATGTATGCGAACTGGGAAACAGCATCGATTTTGTAGATGCTTTTGGCCATAAACAATTGTCAGGTACTGCTTCTTATCTGGCCAGCTATATTGCCGGCGAGATCGGCTGTAAGACCCGCGCCATCGAGCTGAGTACCTTACAGCGTTCCGCCTCCCACGCGGCGTCCAGAGTAGATATCCTGGAAGCTTATCAGGTAGGCGGCGCGGCGGTAAAGGCCGCGGATGAAGGAGATTCCGGAAAGATGGTAGTACTCCAGAGACTTTCTGACGACCCCTATCAGTGCGGAACAGAGGTAAAGGATGTGCATAAGATCGCAAACGATGAGAAACTTGTGCCAAGAGAGTGGGTCAACAAAGAAGGAACCTATGTGACCAGCGAATTTATCTCTTATGTAAGACCGCTGATCCAGGGAGACGTATCACCAGTCATGGTAGATGGAATCCCAAGGCATCTATACACTCCGAAAGAGTTAAGCCACAGATAAATGTGATGAGCAGTCCGGTCCGCGCTTTTTGCGGGACTGAACTGCTCTTTTTCTTTTGGCAAGGCAATCAGGGAATCATCTTGCTGAAATTTATTGAAAGAAGGGGCTTGCTTTTTAGAGCAAAATCCAGTAATATAAATATCACTCTATCAGATCTGAACCTTCAAAAATTTCTTAAAAACATCTAAAGATTTTCCATTTTTCCTTTTTTAAAATGAATGTGAGGTGTTGCCGATGGCGGAAAAAGGAGAGTATGACGTATTGCGTCTGATTCAGCATAACCAGGTCTGTTATATCAGTTCTGGATGTATCCGGGGCGCTCCTATGATAAATTGGCTGAAATATCATCAGGGTATGCCAAAAGAGGAATTCATGCGGATCATCCGCCTTCTTGCAAAGCAGCTGGATAATATCCATAAGTGCAGAAAAAAGAAATATTATCAGTATGTAAATCCATACAGTGTCATTATGGGAGAAGATGGAAACGTATATTTCCTCGATCTGAGTGTGTCGTCCAATGAAGAAACTCTGCAGAAAATGCGGCGGCGAATCGTCCGGGAATATTTTCTCCCTCCGGAGGCGCCTTACTATCAGGAAGCCAGTGTTGAACTTGATATTTATGGTTTTGGCAGGACTTTACAATATCTATTGTCAGAAACGGAACTGGAACCAAAGCTTAACAGAAGCGAAGAGAGAAAGTTTAAGAAGATCATATCAAGATGTCTGGGAAGGCAGTCTAAACAAGCATTTCAATCAATTTCAGAGATTCAAAAATATTTTCCAGAATCGAAAACAGAAAAACCCAAAACATCACAGAGAAAACGGAAAGCGGCGCTCATCGGAGGGGCAGCGGCCATAGCTTTTATCATCCTGTCTGGATTTTTAAAAAGCTGTCAGAGCGGGAAAAGTGATACGGCGGTACAGGAAAAGGAATACCAGGAAACAGTCAAGGAAGCTGAGGAGACAGAAACAATTTGCATGGAGATGGGATTACTCTGCCTTACAAAGCTTAAAGACTACGAAAGAGGGAGCGCTTATTTCCAGAGAGCAAAAGGAGCGCTTCTGGCGGGGGAAATGGAGTTGCTGTGTCAGGCTTTGCAGGGGGAAGAGGTAAAAGGGGAAGAACTCAGGAAGGCTTTAGAAAATATTGAAGACCAGATTCCTGAAAACGAGAAAGAACTCTATTATCAGTGCCTGTTAAAGGGATACCACTATCTGGACAATAGAAAGGATCTGGAAGCCATTTTAAGAATCGGAGAGATCTGCCTGGACACAGGAGAGAAAGAAGAACAGCCGCAGATTTTGGGGATCATGGCAGGCGCCATGGAGAAAAGCGGACAAAACAAAGAAGCGGTCAAGTTGTATGAGCGGCAGATGAAGGTGGAAGAAGGCAAAGAAGAAAGGGAGGAGCTTTATAAAAAGATGGCGGCTCTTATGGTTTCAGACGGGACGGAGGCGGAAGCTTTGAAAAAGCTGGAGGAAGGAATCCGGGAATGTCCGGAGTCAAAGGAACTAAGGATCGAGTATCTTAAGAACCTGCTTCGAATATCAAAAGAAGACCGGGGAATCTGTCTTCAGACGATCAACAGATTCTTAGGAGAGCTTCCGGTCCTTGAACAGGAGGAAGAATTTCAAAAACTGATGCGGGAATATGGAATCAAAACGGAAGGAGGAAACGCATGGTCAGAAGAAGCAGATACCTAATTTTACTCAGTCTGGTATTAGCAATGATCTATCTTCAGCAGGGATCTGTGCTCCAGGCGGAGAACAAAGGTACAGGAAGTCAGAGTGAAGAAGAAACAGATACTGGGGAACAGGAGGCGGGAAATAAAGAGGAAGAAGGAGGACAGGAGCCGGAAGAGGAAGAACCAGAAGAGGAAGGACCAGAAGAGCCGATCTGCAAGTTTGTTGTAAAAGTTCCAGAACCAGATGGAAAGAATGGTTACTACCGCCATAAACCAGAAATACAATTGAGTCACAGAAGCAAAAGGGGAGTGACCAGATACCGGCTGACAGCAGAAGAGATAATCCTTGCCCAAGGCAGTATACAGGAGGAAGGAGAGACAATAACATTTAAGGATTTCCGGGAGGGGCGGAATGACATTTATATCTGGATGGAAGATGAAGAACAGCAAAAAGTAGAAGATTGTGAGGAAAAGATAGAAGTAAATGTAGATACTCAGGGGCCGGAAATTAAAATGAGTACCCCAGGAGGATTTGATCGATGGCATCAGGGCAA is part of the Lachnospiraceae bacterium KGMB03038 genome and encodes:
- the glpK gene encoding glycerol kinase GlpK, which codes for MAKYVMALDAGTTSNRCILFNEKGEICSVAQKEFTQYFPHPGWVEHDADEIWSCQLGVAVEAMSKIGAEAKDIAAIGITNQRETVVVWDKTTGEPVYHAIVWQCRRTAKYCDKLKEEGWTETFRQKTGLIIDAYFSATKIRWILEHVDGAREKAQKGELLFGTVETWLIWKLTKGRVHVTDYSNASRTMLFNINTLEWDQEILDVIEIPASMLPEVKPSSCVYGEADAAFFGGPIPIGGAAGDQQSALFGQTCFMPGEAKNTYGTGCFLLMNTGEKPVFSQHGLVTTIAWGVDGQVTYALEGSIFVAGAAIQWLRDELRLIDSSEDSEYMAQKVEDSGGCYVVPAFTGLGAPYWDQYARGTIVGLTRGVNKYHIIRATLESLAYQVNDVLKAMEADSGISLSALKVDGGASANNFLMQTQADLINAPVERPSCIETTAMGAAYLAGLAVGYWKNKEDVIQNWSIDRVFEPRIPEEKRKKMLKGWKKAVKYAFDWAKEED
- a CDS encoding DUF1667 domain-containing protein, which encodes MEKIQMTCIICPNGCQMTVEAEDGEVMDVEGNRCMRGYIYAQKEITDPTRTVTTTLEVEGGILPRVSVKTAGEIPKEKIMDCMEQIKNLKVQAPVRIGDILLTNVADTGTNLVATVNVPKK
- a CDS encoding 6-phosphofructokinase, whose amino-acid sequence is MKRNVIVGQSGGPTAAINSSLAGVYRTAKDRGAKKVYGMLHGIQGLLEEKYIDLADHIQTELDAELLKRTPAAFLGSCRYKLPEIHEDRAVYDKIFAILDKLDIEAFIYIGGNDSMDTIKKLSDYAIITGHPTRFVGCPKTIDNDLALTDHTPGYGSAAKYIGTSMKEIIRDGFCLEYEKGIVTIVEIMGRNAGWLTGATALSEGEDCEGPDLIYLPEVTFDLKKFGEKVKKLLEIKPSIVVAVSEGIRTADGNYVCELGNSIDFVDAFGHKQLSGTASYLASYIAGEIGCKTRAIELSTLQRSASHAASRVDILEAYQVGGAAVKAADEGDSGKMVVLQRLSDDPYQCGTEVKDVHKIANDEKLVPREWVNKEGTYVTSEFISYVRPLIQGDVSPVMVDGIPRHLYTPKELSHR
- a CDS encoding TetR/AcrR family transcriptional regulator, whose translation is MEQSKKNRDLQKKRTILYFIQAAEDIIAEKGVDKLTVREVADKAGYNIATLYNYFENINHLVLFTSIKYLNQYVTDLSAYVDDSASPEERFYGCWECFCRHAFTYPEVFHVIFFGEFSHETVDQSLELYYELFPDNLKGVTEDFLDIMTSSDFIQRNIKSFQLIDLPDTSAVPADQKLYFYSELTSLIFQSMLYNAMEKKRQGTLSVEEETEAFFRYLAKLIES
- a CDS encoding NAD(P)/FAD-dependent oxidoreductase produces the protein MYDILIIGAGVSGCGAARELARYQAKICVLEREEDVCEGTSKANSGIIHAGFDAKPGSLKAKMNVRGNQMMDQAAEELEIPFVRNGSLVVCTDSAREKELERLMESGRKNGVPGLRILKKEELRQLEPNISERAWAALYAPTGGIVCPFELNLALAENACENGVEFRFRQEVTEIVRERDNYAVKTKSGESYKGKIVINAAGVYADQIHNLVCGEKMEIIPRKGEYMLLDKTAGEHVSRTIFTLPGPYGKGVLVTPTVHGNLLVGPTAEDIRDKEGVNTTREGLEKVQEKCREAVRDIPLKQVITSFAGLRAHEPGDDFVIQESEDGFFDCGGIESPGLTSCLAIGELLGEMVSRKLCLPRKDEFHPFRKGIIRPEELSLEDRSRLIQENPAYGNIVCRCEMISEGEILEAIHRPLGAKTMDGIKRRVRAGMGRCQGGFCSPKVMELLSREQKIDMLEIRKSGPDSRMLEGRIRDGISGGQEDEDI
- a CDS encoding FAD-binding protein encodes the protein MKIYDVAVIGGGPAGLAAALAAKGQGAEKILILERDSVLGGILNQCIHNGFGLHTFKEELTGPEYAWRYIEQVQKEKIPYRLDSMVVGIHVEEKRKILTVMSRERGMEQIEARALILAMGCRERPRGALNVPGFRPAGIYTAGTAQRLVNMEGYMPGRQIVILGSGDIGLIMARRMTLEGAKVKAVVEILPKSGGLQRNIVQCLEDYGIPLKLNHTVVDIFGKEHIEGVTLAQVDERKIPIPGTEEFYACDTLLLSVGLIPENELTKEAGAEMDEKTGGPVVDERLETTVPGMFACGNVLHVHDLVDHVSQEAEKAGRCAAMYLEEIEQRILSK
- a CDS encoding amidohydrolase family protein; protein product: MKVLKNCRFIPELVEGYEGTSGDILVEDGRILEVTEGKDAYPEDAEVYDMGGKYALPGFFDMHIHLSLSGGDTLIDNAKSPVQQTLDAVKFAQDSLYAGFTTIRDVGSCYNVAVDLRNAINDGKITGPNIIACGKIITPTESGNEFFADMYEEADGPEEILKAVRNEMKKGADFIKIMGTGAVMNPGGEPGQPIYTLDELKAVVEAAKFKDTYVATHCHGTQAIKNSIIAGVHTIEHASVLDDEAIEMLKGNEDTFIIPTLNVIYGLVDSVPESSTFMMAKAKWVMERIKIGIRKAYDAGLLLGFGTDQGATPLRHGKNGAEFVLRKEFWDMKEIDILKQATINNAIIAGCDKDYGTIKAGKVADIVGIDGNPIEDISRCRDNVEVVVKSGELVKGK